The Nomia melanderi isolate GNS246 chromosome 3, iyNomMela1, whole genome shotgun sequence genomic interval TTCCACGAAATCGACGATGGAAGAACCAGAAGAGTTCGCCGGTttaaagattcattcgccatccTCTCACGTCGCTCTTTCCGGGGACCTCACCGTGTTCATCGCGAAGACGGAGCAATTATCGGAAGACGTGTCGTACAGTAACGAGTTAAATAGGGTAGACGGCGAAGATAGCGAGCTACTAGACAATTTTCCTAACGAATCGCCTCTATTGCGGTAAGCCGATGCTAAATCGGGGAGAAGATCGAATTATGCCTCGTCGCACAGTGCCGTTTATGGAGAACACTCGAGAAATTGAATACTATCAGAGATacaaatgaatgatttaataatttccaatgACAATCGATGAATCTTTATCTTCGAAATGATAATCATTTTGTATGGCAGGTATTACTTAGCAACGTATCGACAATCTTGATTTTTCGTTACGCGAGCAGTCGAATTTTCGGGTTTGTCCAGAGACGGCACTGTGCGTCGTTGGAATATAAAGAAATGTCATTACCTTGGAATCATACTAACCACTCTTATCATTTGTAGAATATTGTACCTCTTTAACGACGTATCACAGTTAATCGGAGAAATTCAATTAGAGAAGTTGCCTTCAGAAAACGAGACCGTCTCGATTGTAATTCCTTGCGGGTATTTCACTCGCGGCGGTATCTACGCTCTGCGATTAGagtacaaatacaaaaatttgacAGTGCCTGTTTCCTCCCTTTATCAGGTTCGAAGTATTGCTAATATTTCATCTTTATTATAGATTCGTTCGCGTCGAttgatttcatttctttctttctttttcgagGGAAACACTGTGAACGCACAGTTCTCTCTGTTCGCACGTTTTCATTTGACAGATCATATCTACGCTCGTGTTTAATTTCAATGCGATAATCGTGTACCATTTGATCCGTAGACGAGTAAAATCCTAGACGTGAAGTGGCCGACGCCGAAAATTTTCTTAGAGTCACAAGTGATCGATACATATCCGAACAAACGTGTTGCGACAACTATAAAATACGACGAGACGAGTTGCAGTCCTTTGGAAAATGTTCCTGTAGCTGTCTACATTTTACAGTTAATATATTGTGGGTCTAGCGTGACTGCTTGTTATTTACAGAATAATACTCACACACAggtaaacatataaataaattaatgcgGGGATGAATGCGCGAATGGACGATGAGCATGTGTGGATGAACTTGGAATATTTTAGGGTACATTGATTCTTTAAATTGATTCCTCGCTAGTCGAATAATCGTGGTCATGTGGATACATATTGTTAAGTAAGATTAATCTTTGGAACTTGTTAATTTCATCCGATTCTTTAGATTCTCTACTACGAAGAAGTAAGAGGCTTTATTCCGTCGAAGACTGTTTTTTTTCGGTGTGAATTTTTCGGGCTGCCGGGCAACTACGCGATCCGGCTGAAAGCTTCGAATCTGAATCCTACAGCACCGAATACTAGTTTGTATTTCAAGGTAACAAATTCACATTCGTCCATGTACAATTGACTTCTTATTCTTTAGTCTTCCATTGTCTATTCAAGTCAACGACAATACATCATTTCCCATCGAGTAATACATTTATTCGAAGTCTCCAATGATACACagtggaaaactgaattgtttaaattattttgacaTGTAGCGCTCTTGTAGTACCGATAGTTTCGAGATAGGAAACGGGAAATCGGTGATTTTTATTATGAGCCCAGCGTTGATCATTTTATCCTTTAAAATCGCAGGTGAACTGGTCGGAGGAGTTCAAGCTGACGGTCCACGCGAGATCGATATATCCTTGCGAAGGGCCAGGTGGTGTGGCCGTCCTTTTCGAATATCCTTCCTGTCGCCTGGAAGGCGATCGTGTTCGCGTTTACGGTCGGCTGAGGGCTGATGTCACTTCCGTCGCCTCACCTTCCAGTCTTCACTACATCACCGAGTCGAGATCGATCCCCGGCAAACACTCGTTGACGTTCGATTGCGATCTGTTCACGGAGAAATACGTCGAGTACTGCTTCATCTACGTCAGCCAGGCGATCACGGGCGCTATGATGGACGTTAAAATAACTTGCATACCCACCTTCCCTTTTCAAGGTAGACTTCAATCTTTCATTCTCGACTGCGAGCGTGGAAGTCTTGCGAGAACGCAAGATCTTTCGCAACAATTCAACAAATTAATTATGCTAAATGTACCGGCACTTTGTGTGCACTTGTTTCTAACGGTTAAATAATCGGTTGTGAATGAAGGtaaagaaattaaccctttgcggacgaagactctgtaaagtacacaaagcttggaacatttgaagctaaattatacatcgaatgcttaaacaacagtaaaaagggaactatacaccgatcacttgctattcaagtaattaagtcattcgtctgcaacttagtattccaaatatgaacatttcatctgatcgaaatgacgttcgttcgcaaaggattaaacggCTTCTCTTAGTAAGAACggaaagaaacattttaattaatgaatgttCACTTGCATAGAAGGCGACATCGCTGGGTGGGGACCTTGGAGTCCTTGGAGTCCGTGCAGCAGCTCCTGTTTCGGCGGAATTCGAAATCGTTATCGCTTCTGCGACACGCCGCCCCCGAAGTACGGGGCTAAATTCTGCCAGGTAATTGATTTCtcggtaattaacactagaaccaccggacGAGTCGAAATCACTGATTCCCGAGGTTCTTcgaggaattattaacccttaacggagcaaTGCCGCCGTATAAGCGGCGCGGCAGTGTTACCTTCTGGGTCCGATGCCGACAATATGGCGGCggaaaacatttcattattttgatCACTGTTGTTCTTgtgatatttacaattaacacgtcgaGTATCGCGTTAGCTCGCACGTTACCGTATTTTCTGACAAGTCAACGTCTATTTTGCTATTGAAAcattgtttctctttttatacGCGAATTCGTCAGCGTTCGAACGATTTGTGCGATTCACAGCGGAAATAACGTTTGCTTGTAAACCACACAGGGAAAAGCGGTGGAAACGAAGTTCTGCGGGAGAATATTCTCGGACGATCTGGACAAAAGCGAGTGGCACAATCGAATCGACAGCGGCGACTGCCACGGGGCAGTTTTGGCTGCGACCAAGCCAGAAATTGCGGCTGAAATCGGATCGCAGTGTCGTTGCGGCTGTCGCGTTAGATTAGAGGAGCAACTTTCTAGAAAAATTCTTGGAGCGAATACTCAGTCGTGCCCTGGCCGGTCGTTTTGGCTCTTGCAGGTAATAATCCTCGTTTAGATTATCATTAACGATCGATGTGTATTATATAGAAATCCAATTATCATACACAGATATTATACACAGATATTATACACAGATATTAACCTATAATTGATCGCAAATCTATCTCTGTTTATTTAGGCACGAGCAAACTTCGTGATCGGCTTACACTTAGACCAATTACAATTCCCTTGCCCGGGACAATACTTCCGTGTCCGGGACGGCAACTCTCTGAGTGCGGATCTCTTGACCGACGTTGCCTCGGATAAAATGCAACCCACCGCGAAAACGTTGATCAGCACGGGAGAAAATTTATTGTTGGAGTTTTTCAGCGACGAACTCACGGCTTCCGGAGACGcttgtatcggtggttttcttgctcACGCTGCCATTCTAGGTAAAATCATGTTTCTTACAAAGAAGATTTCTTCCGCATCGTTTTGAAATAGATCGACGTTTCGTGTATTGAATGCGTTGTGCTTCGATTGcagataaaaagtatttaaaaaggaATGGGAGCATAACCGTTGTGCCTTTAGAGATTGACCCGGCGGATGCGGAAAGCGAATGGTTCTTTTGGAAACCAGCGCATTTAGTGACCGCGTTGCTTTTGATACTGATGTTCGTCGTCTCCATTATCTTGACGCTGCAATTTGTTATAAAGTACAGGAAGTATCGTATCGCCGAAGACATGGACTCCTTCAGCGACGTCTCCGGTAAGACATCTTGGCTGGCCTTCTGATGAAATAACTCTAGAATCGATGCCAATCGCCCGAATATCTCTatttcgattagaattaatGCCCGGAAGATCGAAATTTCTGTCGACGAGCACCATTATATCAGACGTGATATCAATGATAGAAGCGACCGTGAAAGATGCGCCGAAGGACACTGTATGCGAGACAGAAGAACGTTACAACAGTACTGAGACGTTAACCGGGTAAGAATGCTAATGAACTGTCAATAATGCGTCGGTATCGAGTAATCGTGAGTATGGAAAGTTtcttacaaatttatattttttaaatcaaaccTTAACAACTACACTCGAAGGAATATTTATTAGCTGTCATCGAATGAACATAGTTAAAGGTCAAAATAACtattatctgaaaaatatagGTACCAAGACGGTTCCACAGTGAGCTCTAGCACGTTGAAGTTGAACAACACTATGGAAAGTTCGTCGGATAAGACAATAACATCGATCAAATCAAACtgtgataaattattatcagCCTCCAGTATCTTCGTTCTGAAAAAGCCGGAAGTGAAATATGCTTACCCTGTAAAGTAAGTTTCGTTCTTATTCGATTCTCTTTAGAATTTAATCGGTCAGATGCCAACGTGGTTAAGCGCATCAAAAATCGAGATAATTCATGTTTTCTAAGACGTtggttttataaacttttggtttatcaattttaatagaaaaatatataaagtctATCTCAAAGGGTAGGCTCTGCAACAATAGAATATTCTTTACCcactaaaattgtaaaaaatcagcaaatataaatatcgcaTTCGCTTCTGAGACTCAATTGTCATTCATACAATTCAAACGTGTGTACATTAAGCATAGATATTTCCTCCGTGAAATATTTCCTCTATTGAACATTTACTGAAACGGTCATCATCGACACAGATTAGAAACGTGTTTAGTTTTTTTAAAGGATTTCAGTACATTCCCATAATTAATACTGAAATCAATAACGCGAAACTTTCACGGTATAATTGCTACACAGATTGCGGACGATAGACTTCGATAATTCAGAAGCGAAGCCATTGAAGTTAGACGACGAGAAACTCCAAAACGACAGAAGCAATTTGAATACGAGCCAGAGTAACGAGACGAACTCCTCGAACGAAGAGAAGGTGTGTTTCCGAACGTCCAACGGATTCTCCTTACTtttttaacacttaggcgactgCCTAAAAagaatagtgttaatatacaattattctgttattcatTTATACGTGTTCGTTGATCGACCGCACTTTCCCAAGCAGCAGCAATCGTCTCCGGAAAGCGTGCTTTCCAGTCCGTCGACTTTAGGGAGCGGAAAGGAGACGAAAGAGAGAAGGAACCGCGAGAAACTGCTGCAAGGGCCAGGCTCGGAGTTCAGTTTAGCGAATCCCGACTCCGAAATGGAAATAGATTATTACGATTACAACGTGGCGAATGCCAGCGCCGTTCCTGGATCCTATTTAGGAATGGATCCCGCTTTCCTCGTGTGGATACCGCCTGTCGACGAGTTCAAGCTCGACGCGGATGAACTGATCTTAGggtaattatcataattatccTAGCAATCGTTGTTCTAAGTGGTAAGTGGCTGATACTTTGAAAATGACGATCGAACAAATGTACAAGCCCgatgttaaccttttgcggaggGATGtttcttaatagaaatatttaacatttctttacgaggcgaagacgatctttgagactaattcaacgactaattcgaagagaaatcacagcaatgctgttttattccaatgtttcacgtatcgaggcattatacgaagtttaacattaaatatcacattctatagttttactgtgtcaaatcgagtggtgactgagagtcactgaaatgttcatgtttgcGACACTgagcagacaaatgatttaaccctttgaactctgtaggctccaatattgcaccagttacgatattaaatattttaacgaaccttatagaaactaccctaaaattattaaattttccacacatccaaatttttcactgagaaggaaaataaaagatcgaaaaaatgttatagcatttcttattttcgctgggaatataaaaaagtaattattgAATGCCGTCgcattatagttcactcagttaaaccatgattattcggaaagatttctatattgtaaacaatGCTGCCTAACGCGGTGACactcagctagatgaacatgcagcaataatgcaattcaatcgaatgatttaatattgtattcgcTCGATTTCGGTATTTTACtctgtgaaattatttatccaGGTTGCGTCTGTAATTTCTGTGTTACGTATCGATCGACGTGGCACACGAACGTGCCACTAAAATACCAGAAGGCACGCGACAATTAGATCCCAGCCGTATACGGGCGAACGATGCTATCGTGTCAcgcgaaacgcgaaacgcgaaacgcgACCCGGTGGGACTTGCGCCGGACATTACGCTGCAGCTAGGACGTTAGGGGGTTCAATTTACGGCGACCGACCCTTGCATTTATTCGGAATTCTTTGCGTTCTAATTCCTTCGTTGCAGTACttgattaattaaacaaaatggTTGACCATTTCGATAATTAGCACCACTGTGGAACGTATCGTTACTTTTTGTTGTGctcgttatttttattgttttggtAATGTGTGACTTATTTAATGTATACtcttttgtttgaaattgtattCGATGTATTCTTGTTTTATTGTTGTTTTCATCGTATTGATAATGTATTTATCGAATTGAGAGTtttatagattcatagattcatagattcacaGATTCACAGATTTATAGATTCATAGATccatagattcatagattcatagattcatagatcCATAGATTCAtggattcacagattcatagattcatagatttaTTCGAAACATACTCCTTTAAATGATCTCAATTTATCAAACTCCACTGAATTATTTTGTGATTTCTTTAAATATGCACCTTTTACCATCCCCCAAAGCGATAAGATTACCAAGTAATAGTAccagttaatataaatttctttacaGAAGCAAAAGGAATTCTATTTTGACTCTCGAAACCGAAGGCGCCGCGTTAACTCCATCCGAGTACAGAAGAATGAAGTTATCCAATTTCGAGGATTTCGGATTTGACTTGCAACAAgggtaaaaattcaaatgttgaTCCTAATGTCTCATTGATTTTACTCACAAACATGCATCATGTTTATTGTTGAATAGAAACGAAAAATGAGTAGCATGTAGTAAGTGTAACGGTTAGACTGCAGAATTTATGCGGTTATAAcaggaaaagaatattaatcgaGATCCcatataattgttatttctttAGAGCCTTTACTAGACTTTAGAACTTTTCGTAGTATTTAATTACGCTAAGAATTATCCGAGAAAAATCActaaatttccataaacatccgcagtctaacgATGTCTCCAGGCCCTATGCAAACGATGAGCGTCCAAATTAACGATACAACTATCGAATCAAATGTTActcaaatttcattcgaataagaACGTTGAAACCGTCGGAACAAACACGGTTCGACGAACGTTCGGTATTCGATGAATTTCAGCGtggaataaaactgaaattaacaTCGATAAATTGTTGCATGAACGATACGCGTAATACTACCACTCGACAAATGAACTTTGAAGCTTTATGTTCCCTGTAAACGATGTGTCCCATTGCCTTGCATAAAAGTAACTAAGTTTTTCCTGCTAGCGACAGATATTTGCATACAGGGGAGAAATACTGCCACAATTTTAATTACGTAAATCTAAATCGGGACGACCCCTCTGGAAATTCGAAAGCGAGAACATACGAAAAATTATTTCCCGTTCGAAAAATTCTGGAAGATTCCAGCGTTAAAGTCAGCATGGAATCTATATCTGGCGCTCTTGAACATAAACAGTATTGCGTTATTCCGAACAGGAGGTGAgctaataacaattatttacgTAAATGTCGCTTTTGTGGTGCGCAAAGCTTCTTAAACGGACGACGAACAATCGTTCCTCTCTTTGAGCTAATGTGTGAAACTTTACAAATGATTACATCTATCGATTTAACCGTATTCGCGATTCTTTCTCTTCTATGCATCGAATAAATGTAAAATCATTCAACGATAACATTACCGTAGAAACATTACGATTTGCTAACGCTAACCAACGAAATTTCTCACGATCAACTCGAAATTGTTCAAGGATCGAGCTCACCCTTTCAAAATTGTCTCGCGTTCGCTCCGAGATCTCGCGCACGCACTTCGCGTAGTTCCGTTGCCATCAGAATTTTCGAATTAGAAATCTTTTCTTGTAAATCGATGTTCCTTCTACTCTGTTGTACTTCAAGTTTGTGCATGAtctgtgtgtgtgcgcgtgtgtcgTTGCTCCTCGAACAGCATGTATACTTTCCCTTCAATGTCCACCTGTCGATCACTCTGTAAACAATCTTATATCTACCTGCAAAATACATGTTATAACAGAACCTCTCTTTTCGTCCGTGGAAGTagttgttattgttatattattattactatcaccATCGAAGCACAGTCCTACGCTCCAGATGAACAAATAAATCACTCAGAAGCCAAAGGTTAAGTCGATTTgtcgatattttctgatttttctccatatttatgaaacaaataacgTTCTGTTCAGTTATTCGAGGCTTATATTGGAAATGGCTGATTAACAGAACAGTACATATCTGACAGTGTCACTTTATTATAACTTTGAAAAACACGTCTAGGtctttcaagttctcgaatgcGAATGAATCGGACCCGAAAGTAAGTTGGGGTGCGGTTTTGATTGCCTATCGCCTTTTAGACTAAAGATATCTGGCTGCCTTTCTATCGCCTTTGTTTAAACTAAAGATACACAAACGTTGAGCATTTTTGCTTTCGCTAGCTTAGCATCAGTAATAATTCAACAGCTTCACTCGTCTCTTCGTTTTCCCTAGATCAGAACGCCCTTCTTATAGCTCCCGACATGTTCTACActaatttcagaagccgaaccattaattttctcaattttcctctCCGCGCTTAACCGcaggcttccgagcgactcgaatAATTTCCCAAGGAACATTGCGTtcccttaaccctttcgttacggCAGTCTGCTCCGCTGGAGTGACGCCACTGTACGGAACTTAGGTCTTTCAACGCTACGTTGTCATTCGTATAACATATTTGgagattttgcaattattataaacaaaaatacaattacCACGTTGACCATGTTGTACCACGCTGACGCTCGTACGCACAGGTCATCGCGTGGATGCCGTCTACGTCCGGCGCtcgtaacgaaagggttaaacacacCGTCGAAACTTTCCCCTCGACCAGTGACCCGAGGAACGTTCGTTCACCGTTTGCACTTTCCTCCCCAGGGTGCGCACGGACAAAGAGAGCGAGCCCTGCGAAGAGTCGAACTCGCCGAGAAGCGTCGGCAGCCCCATAAGCGGGCACGGGGAGTCCCGCAAAGACAGGTCGATCTCCGCGCCGAGAAAAGCACTGCAGGAGGAAGCTCTGCTGTCGAAGGCGAAGCACGGCCCGAAGCAGAAAACGATCTCGCGAGGCGCGGAGGAGGACGAGAACGTGTC includes:
- the gogo gene encoding thrombospondin-1 like protein golden goal isoform X2, with the protein product MNLKSKWLFLGILNTILLEYGSTKSTMEEPEEFAGLKIHSPSSHVALSGDLTVFIAKTEQLSEDVSYSNELNRVDGEDSELLDNFPNESPLLRILYLFNDVSQLIGEIQLEKLPSENETVSIVIPCGYFTRGGIYALRLEYKYKNLTVPVSSLYQTSKILDVKWPTPKIFLESQVIDTYPNKRVATTIKYDETSCSPLENVPVAVYILQLIYCGSSVTACYLQNNTHTQILYYEEVRGFIPSKTVFFRCEFFGLPGNYAIRLKASNLNPTAPNTSLYFKVNWSEEFKLTVHARSIYPCEGPGGVAVLFEYPSCRLEGDRVRVYGRLRADVTSVASPSSLHYITESRSIPGKHSLTFDCDLFTEKYVEYCFIYVSQAITGAMMDVKITCIPTFPFQGDIAGWGPWSPWSPCSSSCFGGIRNRYRFCDTPPPKYGAKFCQGKAVETKFCGRIFSDDLDKSEWHNRIDSGDCHGAVLAATKPEIAAEIGSQCRCGCRVRLEEQLSRKILGANTQSCPGRSFWLLQARANFVIGLHLDQLQFPCPGQYFRVRDGNSLSADLLTDVASDKMQPTAKTLISTGENLLLEFFSDELTASGDACIGGFLAHAAILDKKYLKRNGSITVVPLEIDPADAESEWFFWKPAHLVTALLLILMFVVSIILTLQFVIKYRKYRIAEDMDSFSDVSELMPGRSKFLSTSTIISDVISMIEATVKDAPKDTVCETEERYNSTETLTGYQDGSTVSSSTLKLNNTMESSSDKTITSIKSNCDKLLSASSIFVLKKPEVKYAYPVKLRTIDFDNSEAKPLKLDDEKLQNDRSNLNTSQSNETNSSNEEKQQSSPESVLSSPSTLGSGKETKERRNREKLLQGPGSEFSLANPDSEMEIDYYDYNVANASAVPGSYLGMDPAFLVWIPPVDEFKLDADELILGSKRNSILTLETEGAALTPSEYRRMKLSNFEDFGFDLQQGDRYLHTGEKYCHNFNYVNLNRDDPSGNSKARTYEKLFPVRKILEDSSVKVSMESISGALEHKQYCVIPNRRVRTDKESEPCEESNSPRSVGSPISGHGESRKDRSISAPRKALQEEALLSKAKHGPKQKTISRGAEEDENVSCKYKELTECAEPLVHKKDMVNIPMTELSGSPLTNFAQVRKLNNKEADKPFNVETHHYGIETFCMKQGSFCDQNIRFVDDDDDDYID